A single genomic interval of Helianthus annuus cultivar XRQ/B chromosome 6, HanXRQr2.0-SUNRISE, whole genome shotgun sequence harbors:
- the LOC110864040 gene encoding E3 ubiquitin-protein ligase MARCHF8, whose product MSGEIELVEESGFGNASGYDDMVLNCQNVGAGSGSVVAAPGSVVVAPGSSEMKFDDVETGAMVACRICLECDGEEDDDLISPCLCKGTQQFVHRSCLDHWRSVKEGFAFSHCTTCKAQFHLRVVKLNAHSWPKIKFRLFVARDVFLVFLAMQMVIGLIGGVAYIVDKNGSFKISLRGNWDLMLSTHPIPLFYCIGVFFFFVLVGFFGMVLHCLSCNNDPRVAGCQNFCFGWGMLDCFPASMEVIVILVIISVIIFAVLGLAYGFLAATMGMQRIWQRHYHILTKKELTQEYVVEDLHGCYTPPELAPEDVDRLIMFKLM is encoded by the exons ATGAGCGGTGAGATTGAGCTAGTAGAAGAGAGTGGTTTCGGAAACGCTAGTGGTTATGATGATATGGTTCTGAATTGTCAGAATGTTGGTGCTGGTTCCGGTTCGGTTGTTGCGGCTCCTGGTTCAGTTGTTGTGGCTCCTGGTTCTAGTGAGATGAAGTTTGATGATGTTGAAACCGGAGCGATGGTCGCTTGTCGTATTTGTCTTGAATGTGATGGTGAGGAAG ATGATGATCTGATATCTCCATGCTTGTGCAAAGGCACCCAACAGTTCGTTCATCGTTCATGCCTTGACCATTGGCGATCTGTCAAG GAAGGGTTTGCCTTTTCGCATTGCACAACTTGCAAAGCTCAGTTTCACCTCCGCGTCGTTAAGCTAAACGCTCACTCCTGGCCCAAGATAAAATTCAGGCTATTTGTTGCAAGGGATGTTTTCCTTGTCTTTCTGGCTATGCAAATG GTGATTGGGCTGATTGGAGGTGTTGCATACATTGTCGATAAAAATGGATCTTTCAAAATTTCTCTTAGGGGAAACTGGGACCTTATGTTGTCGACACATCCTATACCGTTATTCTATTGCATCG GTGTGTTTTTCTTCTTTGTGCTGGTTGGGTTTTTCGGGATGGTACTTCATTGTCTATCTTGCAACAATGACCCGCGTGTCGCCGGCTGCCAGAATTTCTGTTTCGGGTGGGGAATGCTGGACTGTTTTCCTGCCTCAATGGAAGTAATTGTTATTCTGGTTATCATTAGTGTGATTATATTCGCCGTTCTTGGTCTTGCCTATGGCTTTCTTGCGGCTACCATGGGTATGCAAAGGATTTGGCAGAGACACTACCACATTCTCACCAAGAAAGAACTTACTCAG